In Rhineura floridana isolate rRhiFlo1 chromosome 22, rRhiFlo1.hap2, whole genome shotgun sequence, a single genomic region encodes these proteins:
- the LOC133375173 gene encoding uncharacterized protein LOC133375173, with product MSVEQSHQQQKQSSVLPPALSKVTSEPISEPLTLHGPDLEPEHQPPATKDPENLLRRDKEHHERNKPPSQPPTSDAEVEDKLESKRGPPSGEEEERPSQAEQQHKEGLDLPRALSQEFLKTGHPPPPKEAEGHLPTQPPPLVEQHKHQHQQKKQPPQWPPK from the coding sequence ATGTCGGTGGAGCAAAGTcatcagcagcagaagcagagctCTGTCCTACCccctgcactgagcaaggtgACTTCAGAACCCATCTCAGAACCGCTAACGCTCCACGGACCGGACCTAGAACCGGAACATCAGCCCCCAGCAACCAAAGACCCAGAAAATCTGCTCCGGAGAGACAAGGAGCACCACGAAAGGAACAAACCGCCTTCCCAGCCACCTACATCCGATGCAGAAGTGGAAGACAAGCTGGAGTCCAAGCGTGGACCTCCatcaggagaggaggaggagcgtcCATCGCAGGCTGAGCAGCAGCACAAGGAAGGCCTAGATTTGCCTCGTGCACTAAGCCAAGAGTTCCTAAAGACaggccatcctcctcctcctaaagaagctgaaGGTCACCTCCCCACCCAACCTCCTCCTCTGGTGGAGCAGCATAAACACCAGCACCAGCAGAAGAAGCAACCACCCCAGTGGCCACCAAAGTAG